Within the Trichoderma breve strain T069 chromosome 3, whole genome shotgun sequence genome, the region CTATACGAAGCATCCAGTTACTACTCCAAATGTGAGAATTATATACCTGTCGAATAGTGTCTTGTTGTCCTGCGTTCAAGTCACGCCATGCCATTGACACACTGTGGAATAGCATAAACTTTACTATTTGATGCTTTGGAGATGACAGCGGAAACATATATTAGTATCTTCTGGTTCATATGGCTGGTTCTCCTGTTCCTAGGTGGAATACCTGAACAATTTCCCTCGTTGGAGTTCACACGGAACGCCACATAGATGTATAGTGTAGCTAGGGCTGTTCTAGATTTGAACGTGTGGATCAAACAGAGTCAGGAACATACTTTTCCAGAAAACCTGAAATGACTACTAACAATAGATAAGTATATGTATATAGATGCGCCACGACGCTGCTCGTGAAAGCTATAAGAAAGTTTGATAAGAGATACAACGGCATTGATGTTATTGACCACGAGCAATTACAAACTTGGTACCGGACGGGGAGCAGCAACCGCCTCGTATGCCGCCATGAAACGCAATAGtagctcttcttcgtttGCTCTAGCCAATATACACAAGCCAAACGGTCGTCCATTATATCGCAGTTGGCCCACAGGCACCGTTGCGATTGGATAGCCTACTGAAGTTAGCAAATTATGTTCCTATCTTGTCATTCATGGGGTTCTTTacctgctgcggcggcgtGTATACAGAGAGAACTATCGCCAGGAGCCACGATAAGGTTCACACCCTGGGTGTCGAAGGCAGTGTCGATAATCTGTTGGCCTACCTGTCGGAGGCCATTCCGTAGCCCCTCAATCTTTGCTGGGTCATCGTTGCAGCTGAGAGTTTTTTCGAGGTCACCTTGTTCAGTGTATGCTGGAGACATGGAATCTTAGAGATCATCACTCAGTTGCACCTTTGGCTACGAGAACTTACGCGGGGGCATCGCCTTTTCGCTATTGTCTTTGTTGAACTTGACAATATCCTCTGCACTGCTGACGGGGCATTCGTCAAACGACTCGATGAAGCGGAGTATACCTACGTTTTTAAACTCCCAGACTGATAGGTGTGCGGTTAGCGATTCAGGCTTGAGATTTTGGGTTACTTGATGCTCACATGCGATGGGCATGATGGCCTGCTCTCCATCCACCGTCAACTTGTCCACGTCGGCAATATTGACGGGGTATTTCAACGAGCAGCCATCTTTCTGAAGGAGTTTGGCGACGTTTTCATATTCTTCTACCTGTATAAAATTAGCTGTAATGAATATTGGTGCATGTCGAGGATTTACTTACCATTTGTTCTGCAGTGCCTTCGTGCGGCGGACACATCTCCTTCGCCATTTTCCACACATTGGGGTCCAGAAATCCGACAGACAGCCCCTTCCAAGTCCCGAAATCTGAAGAGTTAAACCTGCGCTGCAATAGGATCTCGGCCATTGTTCGCACGTCTGCGGAGCTCTTTGCCATGGGCCCTACGCTGTCAAAGAAGTCTGTCATTGAGTATGTACCAGTAGTATCTAGAGCGCCAGTTGTAACTTTGAGAGCATAAAGACCAGCACGCGTCGAAGGGGTGACGATGGATCCGATCGTTTCTGTGCCCATTGCTAGAGGACTAAAGCCAGCTGCCACAGCAACTGCAGAGCCGGTGGAGGATCCTCCTGGGGCCTGGTGTGTATAAGCATTGCCTGTCACGGCTTTAATAGGATATCAATGGTCTACTGACCGAGTGCCCTAATAGggtttcattttcttcaatcTTGCCCACGTATGGAGATAATGTttggccgccatggctggacCATCCtggcatcatctttgtcatTTTCATGCCAGCAAATTCCTATCATCCTACCCATTAGCAGAGTATTAAAAAACATTCAAGTCTATTCGTACCGTCATGTTAGCCTTTCCTATTATTATGAGACCAGCATCTATCAGCAACTGTGCGATGGCAGAATTTTTGCTGGCTTTGGCACCGACAAAAGCCCATGATCCTGCGGTGTTGCTCATCCCAAGATTGGAAGCCGTTATGAAGCTGTCCTATAGGGCAAATCAGCCTGTGTATTGCGCTAAGTAGAGAGCCAACTGTCGAAACAAACATACCTTGAGAACAATCGGGATTCCGTGAAATGCGCCACGTAAACTGCCATTGCTgcgctcttcatccaaggctgcagcagcgcgcAACACTTTATCGCGGGGTGCGGGGGAGATGAGGGCATTAAGAGCTGGTTCATGGCGATCTATTTGGTCCAAGCACTGTTGGACAATCTGGACGCTGGTGATTTGGTTGTCCGCCAGAAGCCGCTGTAGATCCACGGCAGTTGTGGTTAGAACATTAAATAATGAGTTGGCCATTTTGGTATGCTAGATGGCAAATTTTGGAGAGAAAGGATAACAATTGATTTCACAATACGGACTGTAGATCTGACAACTGCAGGCGAGATGGTTTTAAACAGATATATAACGACTAACATACATATGCAGATTAACTAATGGACCTATGGTCATCCTACACATGTAGTTTAGCTTACCCCGTACATCCACTATCGCGACTGTAAAGCCAACCTGGAAATTAAGGTAATACGCCTAGG harbors:
- a CDS encoding amidase domain-containing protein — protein: MANSLFNVLTTTAVDLQRLLADNQITSVQIVQQCLDQIDRHEPALNALISPAPRDKVLRAAAALDEERSNGSLRGAFHGIPIVLKDSFITASNLGMSNTAGSWAFVGAKASKNSAIAQLLIDAGLIIIGKANMTEFAGMKMTKMMPGWSSHGGQTLSPYVGKIEENETLLGHSAPGGSSTGSAVAVAAGFSPLAMGTETIGSIVTPSTRAGLYALKVTTGALDTTGTYSMTDFFDSVGPMAKSSADVRTMAEILLQRRFNSSDFGTWKGLSVGFLDPNVWKMAKEMCPPHEGTAEQMVEEYENVAKLLQKDGCSLKYPVNIADVDKLTVDGEQAIMPIAFWEFKNVGILRFIESFDECPVSSAEDIVKFNKDNSEKAMPPPYTEQGDLEKTLSCNDDPAKIEGLRNGLRQVGQQIIDTAFDTQGVNLIVAPGDSSLCIHAAAAVGYPIATVPVGQLRYNGRPFGLCILARANEEELLLRFMAAYEAVAAPRPVPSL